Proteins from one Enoplosus armatus isolate fEnoArm2 chromosome 4, fEnoArm2.hap1, whole genome shotgun sequence genomic window:
- the rnf181 gene encoding E3 ubiquitin-protein ligase RNF181, with amino-acid sequence MASYFDEHDCEPTNPEEQYRQNALLELARSLMQGLDLIDSGAFDLSDWDQRLPPPAAKTAVQTLTVVIISPEQADKGLKCPVCLLEFEEQETVREMPCKHLFHSGCILPWLGKTNSCPLCRLELPTDNPEYEEFKKDKERRKQREHRLEDLHGAMYT; translated from the exons ATGGCATCCTACTTTGATGAACACGACTGCGAGCCCACCAACCCTGAGGAGCAGTATCGACAGAATGCACTGCTTGAACTGGCCAG ATCTTTAATGCAGGGCTTGGACTTAATTGACTCGGGAGCGTTTGACTTGTCAGACTGGGACCAGCGCCTTCCTCCTCCGGCTGCCAAGACCGCTGTTCAGACCCTCACTGTGGTCATCATTTCTCCAGAGCAAGCAG ACAAAGGTCTCAAGTGTCCCGTGTGTTTGCTGGAGTTCGAGGAACAAGAGACGGTGCGAGAAATGCCTTGCAAACACCTTTTCCATTCAGGATGTATACTGCCCTGGTTGGGCAAG ACCAACTCCTGTCCGCTCTGCCGACTTGAATTACCAACTGACAATCCAGAGTATGAGGAGTTTAAAAAAGACAAG gagagaagaaaacagagagagcacagGCTGGAAGACCTACATGGAGCCATGTACACATGA